The Bombus huntii isolate Logan2020A chromosome 11, iyBomHunt1.1, whole genome shotgun sequence genome includes a window with the following:
- the LOC126871415 gene encoding ankyrin repeat domain-containing protein 50 isoform X5 has product MAAPVIEKKRFFCREWAFIKLSHYLEQRPTSKTCGVLVIGGSGSGKTALSAELAWPSAGANARHQRFLNKRLLARHFCQARSEASLSPAQFVRSLVAQLLQPGSDEIHRVSSSSPIPGSATTTSNATTVPLTSREMVAEAYAEKLRTDPEIQAALQPDVLDRDPDDALKKALLFPLLELEPPKCCLFLLVDSIDERQTLDFPQTGTRDSRRENDNVSRTIAELLGNHHHLFPQWLLLVCTARRQSRPLSRMFSGFRKIPLDDLRKPLVMRDIQQYILARLDQEEAIRQHITPDTADMLNQLHIKSNGCFLYIEKVLDGVAENFIVLREVREIPCTLNGLYLWLCQRLFSRKQFVKVQPLLNVILAAKLPITQEILYKCVKTACTNITIEDFNRRLHLLRRVISVSRAGALMLFHHSFAEWLLDVKHCTQKYLCSAVEGHAMLAAYYTLRGPELNADEICVLGQHLQRSITNVATTNCNLDVHTLQVLWMIGSGAPIEDCYLDSSECILWPRQEVKLLKLLIDAGAKPSEKVVEDDTSKDAVSSSQVSQDVSPMDESPSEPLTELLGESGDINQADSCGQTVLHTLAADGNASLLELALTTCPQAKLEATDRHGQTPLNLAARHGYADVVRVLLASGACADHADCDGWTALRAAAWGGHTEVVTILLERGAAVDHQDKDGMTPLLVAAFEGHKDVCELLLEYEADVDHCDATGRTPLWAAASMGHGSVVSLLLFWGCYVDSIDNEGRTVLSVAAAQGGTDVVKQLLNRGLDEQHRDNSGWTPLHYAAFEGHIDVCEALLEAGAKIDETDNDGKGALMLAAQEGHAALLERLLEQHRAPIDQHAHDGKTALRLAALEGHYDTVRVLLSHNADVNAKDADGRSTLYILALENRLAMARFLLEHARADVESRDSEGRTPLHVSAWQGHVEMVALLLTEGSASVNACDNEKRTPLHSAAWQGHAAIVRLLLEHGATPDHTCNQGATALGTDNDRSLISIAAQEGHEHCVRALLNHGADPSHSDHCGRNAIKVAAKSGHDTVVRLLEEHSANQRSLRPGINGGESSSATSVTSNSTAETKPSSAILNPLSTQYSPAESPDSTKRRSCVSLGNNSSNSKSSSNLTGSTKSDQGKFNQNSVVNQVIKTPLSFTQQLQQCSRGAKSRPLSKLLSPLKSEPQSPIYASPPHSPLSDSLIPYSPTNTSPPSAQTAANVIQSQLGVSLLTGNQNIPYKAQIGGYNHTSAIYEPINIKTEIIDKNDISKPFELTNEMLGLSVTKDKKNGLDEKRNSADTHFTRDTHMRIILGNSGAGVGRSVKHTSDHTPASASNAKPKRNGLVSNPAMRLVAGVRNGIENATNRNKPITTRVNGFQWKAEARKETPL; this is encoded by the exons ATGGCTGCACCAGTGATAGAGAAGAAGCGGTTTTTCTGCCGCGAATGGGCGTTCATCAAACTGTCCCACTACTTGGAACAGAGGCCAACCTCGAAGACGTGTGGCGTTTTGGTCATTGGTGGCTCAGGAAGTGGAAAGACCGCGCTCAGTGCAGAATTAGCCTGGCCATCGGCTGGTGCCAATGCTAGACATCAGAGATTCTTAAACAAGAGATTGTTAGCCAGGCACTTCTGTCAGGCTAGAAGCGAGGCTTCGTTGTCACCAGCTCAATTCGTGAGGTCTCTGGTTGCTCAGCTTCTGCAACCTGGTTCGGATGAGATTCATAG AGTGTCTTCGAGCTCACCGATACCAGGCAGCGCGACGACAACCAGCAATGCCACCACAGTGCCATTGACATCGAGGGAAATGGTAGCAGAAGCCTACGCGGAGAAGCTTCGAACCGATCCAGAGATACAAGCTGCTTTGCAACCGGATGTCCTCGACAGAGATCCCGATGACGCTTTAAAGAAAGCACTGCTGTTCCCTCTATTGGAGTTAGAGCCACCAAAATGTTGTCTGTTCCTATTAGTCGACTCGATCGACGAGAGACAGACTCTGGATTTTCCTCAAACTGGCACCAGAGACTCGAGAAGGGAGAATGATAACGTCAGTAGGACGATCGCTGAATTATTGGGTAATCATCATCACCTATTCCCTCAATGGCTACTTCTGGTTTGTACTGCTCGACGTCAGAGCAGACCCCTCTCACGGATGTTCAGCGGCTTCCGGAAGATCCCTTTAGACGATCTAAGGAAGCCCTTGGTGATGAGAGACATCCAACAGTATATCCTGGCACGGTTGGATCAAGAAGAGGCGATCAG GCAGCACATCACGCCCGACACAGCCGATATGCTGAACCAGCTGCACATCAAGAGCAACGGCTGTTTCCTCTATATAGAAAAAGTTCTCGACGGAGTAGCAGAGAACTTCATCGTTCTACGCGAGGTTCGCGAGATACCATGCACCTTGAACGGTCTCTACCTATGGCTGTGTCAAAGGCTCTTCAGTCGAAAGCAATTCGTCAAGGTCCAACCTCTATTGAACGTGATCTTAGCCGCAAAACTACCCATCACCCAGGAGATACTCTACAAATGCGTGAAAACTGCGTGCACCAACATCACCATAGAAGACTTCAATCGACGTCTCCACCTTCTACGCAGAGTCATCTCTGTTTCTCGTGCAGGGGCGTTGATGTTATTCCATCATAGCTTCGCAGAATGGTTGCTGGACGTGAAACACTGCACGCAGAAGTATTTGTGCTCCGCTGTGGAAGGTCACGCGATGCTGGCCGCTTATTACACCCTTCGCGGACCGGAATTGAACGCCGATGAGATCTGCGTGCTTGGACAACACCTGCAACGGTCCATAACGAACGTCGCTACCACAAATTGTAACCTGGACGTGCACACGCTTCAAGTACTCTGGATGATAGGCAGCGGAGCACCGATAGAAGATTGCTACCTGGACAGCTCAGAGTGCATCCTCTGGCCCAGGCAGGAAGTGAAGCTGTTGAAACTGTTGATCGATGCGGGTGCCAAGCCCTCGGAAAAGGTCGTCGAGGACGATACCAGCAAGGATGCTGTCTCTTCTAGTCAA GTCTCGCAAGACGTAAGCCCTATGGATGAATCTCCCAGCGAGCCATTAACGGAACTGCTCGGCGAAAGCGGGGACATCAATCAAGCTGATTCTTGCGGACAAACAGTGCTGCACACGCTTGCTGCAGACGGTAATGCATCTCTGCTGGAGTTGGCTCTGACGACATGTCCTCAG GCAAAACTGGAAGCCACCGATCGTCACGGTCAAACACCCTTAAATCTGGCAGCGAGACACGGTTATGCAGACGTAGTACGAGTTTTGCTGGCTTCAGGGGCCTGTGCGGATCACGCTGACTGCGACGGATGGACAGCCCTGAGAGCTGCTGCCTGGGGTGGACATACTGAG GTGGTTACGATCCTCTTGGAGAGAGGAGCTGCAGTCGATCACCAGGATAAGGATGGCATGACACCATTGTTAGTGGCCGCGTTCGAGGGACACAAAGACGTTTGCGAGTTGTTATTGGAATACGAGGCAGATGTGGATCATTGCGATGCTACGGGGCGCACACCTTTGTGGGCAGCTGCCAGCATGGGTCATGGATCAGTGGTCTCTCTTCTCTTATTCTGGGGATGTTACGTTGACAGCATTGATAACGAGGGCAGGACCGTTTTGAGCGTTGCTGCTGCCCAAGGAGGCACTGATGTGGTGAAACAATTATTGAACAGAG GCTTGGACGAGCAACACAGGGACAATTCAGGATGGACGCCATTACATTATGCGGCATTCGAGGGGCATATCGATGTTTGCGAAGCATTACTGGAAGCTGGAGCCAAAATTGACGAAACTGACAACGATGGGAAAGGCGCTCTGATGCTAGCCGCGCAAGAAGGACACGCTGCGTTACTTGAGAGACTCCTGGAACAACATAGAGCACCGATCGATCAACACGCTCACGATGGAAAGACGGCTCTAAG ACTCGCAGCTTTGGAGGGGCATTATGACACCGTCAGGGTACTATTGAGTCACAATGCAGACGTTAATGCGAAAGATGCCGATGGAAGAAGCACTCTTTATATCCTTGCTCTGGAGAACAGACTGGCGATGGCGCGATTCTTGCTGGAGCATGCGCGAGCTGACGTAGAAAGTAGAGACTCAGAA GGTCGAACACCTTTGCATGTGAGTGCTTGGCAAGGACACGTCGAAATGGTAGCTTTGTTGCTAACAGAAGGCAGTGCGAGCGTAAACGCCTGTGACAATGAGAAAAGAACTCCTTTACACTCTGCTGCCTGGCAGGGTCACGCAGCCATTGTCAGGCTGCTTCTAGAACATGGAGCAACCCCTGATCATACTTGCAACCAAGGCGCAACAGCTCTGGGTACTGATAATGACCGAAGTTTGATCA GTATCGCCGCACAAGAGGGTCATGAGCACTGCGTACGAGCACTCTTAAATCACGGTGCTGATCCCAGTCATTCTGATCATTGTGGCCGAAACGCTATCAAGGTTGCTGCCAAAAGTGGCCATGACACTGTGGTCAGGCTACTCGAGGAACACTCGGCTAATCAACGAAGTCTGAGGCCCGGTATCAACGGAG GTGAAAGTAGTAGCGCTACTTCGGTGACATCAAACTCCACAGCTGAAACGAAACCATCGTCTGCAATCTTGAATCCTCTGTCGACGCAATACAGTCCAGCAGAGTCACCTGATTCGACGAAAAGAAGAAGCTGCGTGTCCTTAGGCAACAATTCCAGCAACAGCAAATCCAGCAGCAACTTGACTGGTAGCACAAAAAGCGATCAAGGGAAATTCAACCAGAACTCGGTGGTGAATCAGGTAATAAAA ACACCATTATCTTTCACGCAACAACTGCAACAATGCTCGAGGGGAGCGAAGAGTCGTCCGCTCAGCAAACTTTTGTCACCTCTGAAAAGCGAACCGCAGAGTCCTATCTACGCGTCGCCGCCTCATTCGCCGTTAAGCGACAGCCTGATACCCTACTCGCCGACGAATACGAGTCCACCTAGTGCCCAGACCGCTGCAAACGTGATACAGAGTCAGCTCGGAGTATCGTTATTGACTGGAAACCAGAATATACCGTACAAAGCGCAGATCGGAGGATACAATCACACGTCAGCCATTTACGAACCGATCAACATAAAAACAGAGATCATCGATAAAAACGACATTAGCAAACCGTTTGAAttaacaaacgaaatgttAGGTTTAAGCGTGACGAAGGACAAGAAAAATGGTCTTGACGAGAAAAGAAACTCGGCCGATACTCATTTCACTAGGGACACTCATATGAGGATAATATTGGGAAACAGTGGCGCTGGTGTTGGCAGAAGCGTGAAACATACCTCTGACCATACACCTGCCAG TGCAAGCAATGCAAAACCAAAGCGCAATGGCTTGGTTTCCAACCCAGCCATGAGATTAGTAGCAGGTGTTAGAAATGGAATTGAAAATGCAACTAATAGAAATAAGCCTATCACAACACGAGTTAATGGATTTCAGTGGAAGGCCGAGGCACGAAAGGAAACACCTTTGTAG
- the LOC126871415 gene encoding ankyrin repeat domain-containing protein 50 isoform X7, whose product MAAPVIEKKRFFCREWAFIKLSHYLEQRPTSKTCGVLVIGGSGSGKTALSAELAWPSAGANARHQRFLNKRLLARHFCQARSEASLSPAQFVRSLVAQLLQPGSDEIHRVSSSSPIPGSATTTSNATTVPLTSREMVAEAYAEKLRTDPEIQAALQPDVLDRDPDDALKKALLFPLLELEPPKCCLFLLVDSIDERQTLDFPQTGTRDSRRENDNVSRTIAELLGNHHHLFPQWLLLVCTARRQSRPLSRMFSGFRKIPLDDLRKPLVMRDIQQYILARLDQEEAIRQHITPDTADMLNQLHIKSNGCFLYIEKVLDGVAENFIVLREVREIPCTLNGLYLWLCQRLFSRKQFVKVQPLLNVILAAKLPITQEILYKCVKTACTNITIEDFNRRLHLLRRVISVSRAGALMLFHHSFAEWLLDVKHCTQKYLCSAVEGHAMLAAYYTLRGPELNADEICVLGQHLQRSITNVATTNCNLDVHTLQVLWMIGSGAPIEDCYLDSSECILWPRQEVKLLKLLIDAGAKPSEKVVEDDTSKDAVSSSQVSQDVSPMDESPSEPLTELLGESGDINQADSCGQTVLHTLAADGNASLLELALTTCPQAKLEATDRHGQTPLNLAARHGYADVVRVLLASGACADHADCDGWTALRAAAWGGHTEVVEMLLEHGAMVDCADWDQRTALRAAAWGGHEDIVKALLQHGADVNRTDDEGRTALIAAAYMGHSEIVEHLLDFGAEIDHADNDGRTALSVAALCVPSNHGYAKVVTILLERGAAVDHQDKDGMTPLLVAAFEGHKDVCELLLEYEADVDHCDATGRTPLWAAASMGHGSVVSLLLFWGCYVDSIDNEGRTVLSVAAAQGGTDVVKQLLNRGLDEQHRDNSGWTPLHYAAFEGHIDVCEALLEAGAKIDETDNDGKGALMLAAQEGHAALLERLLEQHRAPIDQHAHDGKTALRLAALEGHYDTVRVLLSHNADVNAKDADGRSTLYILALENRLAMARFLLEHARADVESRDSEGRTPLHVSAWQGHVEMVALLLTEGSASVNACDNEKRTPLHSAAWQGHAAIVRLLLEHGATPDHTCNQGATALGTDNDRSLISIAAQEGHEHCVRALLNHGADPSHSDHCGRNAIKVAAKSGHDTVVRLLEEHSANQRSLRPGINGGESSSATSVTSNSTAETKPSSAILNPLSTQYSPAESPDSTKRRSCVSLGNNSSNSKSSSNLTGSTKSDQGKFNQNSVVNQVVLSETPQQDTGIRYCGWRIVITKKRKSINKFFSFYLSKIKLPRMKK is encoded by the exons ATGGCTGCACCAGTGATAGAGAAGAAGCGGTTTTTCTGCCGCGAATGGGCGTTCATCAAACTGTCCCACTACTTGGAACAGAGGCCAACCTCGAAGACGTGTGGCGTTTTGGTCATTGGTGGCTCAGGAAGTGGAAAGACCGCGCTCAGTGCAGAATTAGCCTGGCCATCGGCTGGTGCCAATGCTAGACATCAGAGATTCTTAAACAAGAGATTGTTAGCCAGGCACTTCTGTCAGGCTAGAAGCGAGGCTTCGTTGTCACCAGCTCAATTCGTGAGGTCTCTGGTTGCTCAGCTTCTGCAACCTGGTTCGGATGAGATTCATAG AGTGTCTTCGAGCTCACCGATACCAGGCAGCGCGACGACAACCAGCAATGCCACCACAGTGCCATTGACATCGAGGGAAATGGTAGCAGAAGCCTACGCGGAGAAGCTTCGAACCGATCCAGAGATACAAGCTGCTTTGCAACCGGATGTCCTCGACAGAGATCCCGATGACGCTTTAAAGAAAGCACTGCTGTTCCCTCTATTGGAGTTAGAGCCACCAAAATGTTGTCTGTTCCTATTAGTCGACTCGATCGACGAGAGACAGACTCTGGATTTTCCTCAAACTGGCACCAGAGACTCGAGAAGGGAGAATGATAACGTCAGTAGGACGATCGCTGAATTATTGGGTAATCATCATCACCTATTCCCTCAATGGCTACTTCTGGTTTGTACTGCTCGACGTCAGAGCAGACCCCTCTCACGGATGTTCAGCGGCTTCCGGAAGATCCCTTTAGACGATCTAAGGAAGCCCTTGGTGATGAGAGACATCCAACAGTATATCCTGGCACGGTTGGATCAAGAAGAGGCGATCAG GCAGCACATCACGCCCGACACAGCCGATATGCTGAACCAGCTGCACATCAAGAGCAACGGCTGTTTCCTCTATATAGAAAAAGTTCTCGACGGAGTAGCAGAGAACTTCATCGTTCTACGCGAGGTTCGCGAGATACCATGCACCTTGAACGGTCTCTACCTATGGCTGTGTCAAAGGCTCTTCAGTCGAAAGCAATTCGTCAAGGTCCAACCTCTATTGAACGTGATCTTAGCCGCAAAACTACCCATCACCCAGGAGATACTCTACAAATGCGTGAAAACTGCGTGCACCAACATCACCATAGAAGACTTCAATCGACGTCTCCACCTTCTACGCAGAGTCATCTCTGTTTCTCGTGCAGGGGCGTTGATGTTATTCCATCATAGCTTCGCAGAATGGTTGCTGGACGTGAAACACTGCACGCAGAAGTATTTGTGCTCCGCTGTGGAAGGTCACGCGATGCTGGCCGCTTATTACACCCTTCGCGGACCGGAATTGAACGCCGATGAGATCTGCGTGCTTGGACAACACCTGCAACGGTCCATAACGAACGTCGCTACCACAAATTGTAACCTGGACGTGCACACGCTTCAAGTACTCTGGATGATAGGCAGCGGAGCACCGATAGAAGATTGCTACCTGGACAGCTCAGAGTGCATCCTCTGGCCCAGGCAGGAAGTGAAGCTGTTGAAACTGTTGATCGATGCGGGTGCCAAGCCCTCGGAAAAGGTCGTCGAGGACGATACCAGCAAGGATGCTGTCTCTTCTAGTCAA GTCTCGCAAGACGTAAGCCCTATGGATGAATCTCCCAGCGAGCCATTAACGGAACTGCTCGGCGAAAGCGGGGACATCAATCAAGCTGATTCTTGCGGACAAACAGTGCTGCACACGCTTGCTGCAGACGGTAATGCATCTCTGCTGGAGTTGGCTCTGACGACATGTCCTCAG GCAAAACTGGAAGCCACCGATCGTCACGGTCAAACACCCTTAAATCTGGCAGCGAGACACGGTTATGCAGACGTAGTACGAGTTTTGCTGGCTTCAGGGGCCTGTGCGGATCACGCTGACTGCGACGGATGGACAGCCCTGAGAGCTGCTGCCTGGGGTGGACATACTGAG gtaGTCGAAATGCTGCTGGAGCACGGGGCAATGGTGGATTGCGCCGATTGGGATCAACGAACCGCGCTCAGAGCAGCCGCATGGGGTGGCCACGAGGACATCGTTAAAGCGCTTCTGCAGCACGGCGCCGACGTCAACAGAACCGATGACGAGGGTAGAACCGCCTTAATTGCCGCTGCCTACATGGGTCACAGCGAGATCGTCGAACACCTTCTAGACTTCGGCGCGGAGATCGATCACGCTGATAACGACGGAAGGACTGCCCTCAGCGTAGCTGCCCTATGTGTACCCTCCAATCATGGCTATGCAAAA GTGGTTACGATCCTCTTGGAGAGAGGAGCTGCAGTCGATCACCAGGATAAGGATGGCATGACACCATTGTTAGTGGCCGCGTTCGAGGGACACAAAGACGTTTGCGAGTTGTTATTGGAATACGAGGCAGATGTGGATCATTGCGATGCTACGGGGCGCACACCTTTGTGGGCAGCTGCCAGCATGGGTCATGGATCAGTGGTCTCTCTTCTCTTATTCTGGGGATGTTACGTTGACAGCATTGATAACGAGGGCAGGACCGTTTTGAGCGTTGCTGCTGCCCAAGGAGGCACTGATGTGGTGAAACAATTATTGAACAGAG GCTTGGACGAGCAACACAGGGACAATTCAGGATGGACGCCATTACATTATGCGGCATTCGAGGGGCATATCGATGTTTGCGAAGCATTACTGGAAGCTGGAGCCAAAATTGACGAAACTGACAACGATGGGAAAGGCGCTCTGATGCTAGCCGCGCAAGAAGGACACGCTGCGTTACTTGAGAGACTCCTGGAACAACATAGAGCACCGATCGATCAACACGCTCACGATGGAAAGACGGCTCTAAG ACTCGCAGCTTTGGAGGGGCATTATGACACCGTCAGGGTACTATTGAGTCACAATGCAGACGTTAATGCGAAAGATGCCGATGGAAGAAGCACTCTTTATATCCTTGCTCTGGAGAACAGACTGGCGATGGCGCGATTCTTGCTGGAGCATGCGCGAGCTGACGTAGAAAGTAGAGACTCAGAA GGTCGAACACCTTTGCATGTGAGTGCTTGGCAAGGACACGTCGAAATGGTAGCTTTGTTGCTAACAGAAGGCAGTGCGAGCGTAAACGCCTGTGACAATGAGAAAAGAACTCCTTTACACTCTGCTGCCTGGCAGGGTCACGCAGCCATTGTCAGGCTGCTTCTAGAACATGGAGCAACCCCTGATCATACTTGCAACCAAGGCGCAACAGCTCTGGGTACTGATAATGACCGAAGTTTGATCA GTATCGCCGCACAAGAGGGTCATGAGCACTGCGTACGAGCACTCTTAAATCACGGTGCTGATCCCAGTCATTCTGATCATTGTGGCCGAAACGCTATCAAGGTTGCTGCCAAAAGTGGCCATGACACTGTGGTCAGGCTACTCGAGGAACACTCGGCTAATCAACGAAGTCTGAGGCCCGGTATCAACGGAG GTGAAAGTAGTAGCGCTACTTCGGTGACATCAAACTCCACAGCTGAAACGAAACCATCGTCTGCAATCTTGAATCCTCTGTCGACGCAATACAGTCCAGCAGAGTCACCTGATTCGACGAAAAGAAGAAGCTGCGTGTCCTTAGGCAACAATTCCAGCAACAGCAAATCCAGCAGCAACTTGACTGGTAGCACAAAAAGCGATCAAGGGAAATTCAACCAGAACTCGGTGGTGAATCAG GTTGTGTTGTCAGAAACACCTCAGCAGGACACCGGAATCCGTTATTGCGGCTGGCGAATCGTAATCACCAAAAAGCGGAAGTCAATAAAcaaattcttctctttttatttgaGCAAAATCAAATTACCTCGTATGAAAAAGTAA